The genomic window TGTAAGCGTGCAGCCCGTCTACTAGGCAAATCCGGTAGGCATCATGGGTCAGGCGTGATACGAATCCCACTATGAGTGGGGAAGGTGGTGATCCTGGACTGTCGAGAAAAGCCTCTAGCGAGGATGTTGTGAGCCCGTACCCCAAACCGACACAGGTCGTCAAGTAGAGTATACTCAGGCGAACGGGTGAACTGTGGTTAAGGAACTCGGCAAAATGCCCCCGTAACTTCGGGAGAAGGGGGGCCACCGAAGATCACCAGCCCATGCGGTTGGTTGGTGTTTGGTGGTCGCAGAGAATAGAGGGAAGCGACTGTTTATTAAAAACACAGGTCCGTGCGAAAACGTGGAAGTTGATGTATACGGACTGACGCCTGCCCGGTGCTGGAAGGTTAAGAGGACCTGTTAGAACCCCTGTGGGGTTCGAAGCGGAAAAGCCCCAGTAAACGGCGGTGGTAACTATAACCATCCTAAGGTAGCGAAATTCCTTGTCGGGTAAGTTCCGACCTGCACGAATGGCGTAACGACTTCCCTGCTGTCTCAACCACAGGCCCGGTGAAATTGCAGTACGAGTAAAGATGCTCGTTACGCGCGGCAGGACGAAAAGACCCCGGGACCTTCACTATAGCTTGGTATTGATATTCGGTTCGGTTTGTGTAGCATAGGTGGGAGACGTTATCAGCACACCACGCCAGTGGGAGTGTCAGTCACAGGTGAAATACCACTCTGATCGAATTGGGTATCTATCAACCTCGGCCCATGATCTGGGTCAGGGACAGTGCCTGGTGGGTAGTTTAACTGGGGCGGTTGCCTCCTAAACAGTAACGGAGGCGCCCAAAGGTTCCCTCAGCCTGGTTGGCAATCAGGTGGTGAGTGTAAGTGCACAAGGGAGCTTGACTGTGAGAGTGACAACTCAAGCAGGGACGAAAGTCGGGACTAGTGATCCGGCACCGACGAGTGGAAGTGGTGTCGCTCAACGGATAAAAGGTACCCCGGGGATAACAGGCTGATCTTCCCAAGAGTCCATATCGACGGGATGGTTTGGCACCTCGATGTCGGCTCGTCGCATCCTGGGGCTGGAGTAGGTCCCAAGGGTTGGGCTGTTCGCCCATTAAAGCGGCACGCGAGCTGGGTTTAGAACGTCGTGAGACAGTTCGGTCTCTATCCGCCGCGCGCGTAGAAACTTGCAGAAGGCTGTCCCTAGTACGAGAGGACCGGGACGGACGTACCTCTAGTGCGCCAGTTGTCACGCCAGTGGCACGGCTGGTTGGCTACGTACGGAAGGGATAACCGCTGAAAGCATCTAAGCGGGAAGCCTGTTTTAAGATGAGGTTTCAATATCAGGTGCCCGGTAGACCACCGGGTTGATAGGCCAGAACTGGACATACCGCAAGGTCATGCAGGTGACTGGTACTAATCCACCGAACAACACACCAAACACAACCCGCAAAACAACCAAACCCCAAAAAACAACACACCCCGCGAACAACACACAATCACCCGCGTCCACTATGCAGTCACTGACACAACACCGCCTGTGCATGCACACCCAACACACACAAGAACGTGTCGGTGGTTATAGCATCGGGGCAACGCCCGGACCCATTCCGAACCCGGAAGCTAAGCCCGACAGCGCTGATGGTACTGCACCCGGGAGGGTGTGGGAGAGTAAGACACCGCCGACCAACAACTTCAATACGCTTAAAGCCCCCGAGAACCCCTCGGGGGCGTTTGCCATATCCATGGCAATTTTGACCTGTGCCTTGGTCGAGCTTCGTAGATTCATGAATAATGACTCTTATGAATGCTGAAGCAAACGTTGTAGCTCGAGCCATTGGATTGCAAAAAGTCTACGGTGTTGGCGACACCGCTGTCGCCGCACTCAGAGGCATTGACGTTGCCTTCGCCCGAAATGAGTTCACCGCCATCATGGGGCCTTCCGGTTCGGGCAAGTCCACGCTCATGCACTGCATGGCCGGCCTTGACGCTGCTTCGGCAGGTACGGTGCTCCTCGGTAATACGGATTTGTCCAAACTAGGGGATAAAGCGATGACCAACCTGCGCCGCGATCGCCTCGGTTTTATCTTTCAATCCTTCAACCTTGTGCCCACCCTTTCAGCGGAAGAGAACATCACGTTGCCGCTGGACATCGCGGGTAAGAAGGTTGATCAGCGATGGTTCGAAGAAGTCACCACCCGACTTGGGCTCAACGAACGCCTGAAGCATCGTCCTTCAGAACTCTCCGGAGGCCAACAGCAGCGCGTGGCCTGCGCTCGTGCCTTGGTGGCACGTCCCGAAATCATTTTCGGCGATGAGCCCACCGGCAACCTTGACTCAAACTCCTCGGCGCAGATGCTCTCAATCCTGAGAACCGCAGTAGATGAGATGGACCAGACCGTCGTGATTGTGACGCACGATCCCAAGGCCGCGTCTTATGCTGACCGTGTGATTTTCCTCGCCGATGGGCGCATCGTGCACGAGCTGCGTTCGCCGTCTACGGATGAGGTGTACTCCACCATGGCTCGCCTTGAGGAGCTGATCTAATTGGCACAGCAATCTGCTATGTGGCGGGTGGGCTGGCGTTCCGTCATGGCGCACAAGGTTCGATTCGGCCTCACAGTTATGGCCGTCGTTCTTGGCACCGCGTTTGTTGCTGGATCCCTGATGTTCACCAGCGCGCTGAGCGCCACCTTCGACCAAGCCCTCAACAAGGCCTTCTACAACATTGACGCGGTGGCTAAGGCCGGTTCGCAGCCCATCACCCAGGAGGACCTCGCTAGGGTTCGCGAGCTTCCGGAAGTCACCACTGCCTATGTGCACGACACCACCTCGGTGGTGATTGCCAAGGAGGGGGAGCGTTCTGCCTTGCAGACGGGTGCGATGCAGACGTCCGTTGGAGTGTGGTACGAGGATTCGTCGAAAAGCGATGAGGCAGTCGTTGATACTGTGACGCTGTATTCGGGTGCCGCGCCTCAAGGCGACGCGGAGGTGGCGCT from Corynebacterium gerontici includes these protein-coding regions:
- a CDS encoding ABC transporter ATP-binding protein, whose translation is MNAEANVVARAIGLQKVYGVGDTAVAALRGIDVAFARNEFTAIMGPSGSGKSTLMHCMAGLDAASAGTVLLGNTDLSKLGDKAMTNLRRDRLGFIFQSFNLVPTLSAEENITLPLDIAGKKVDQRWFEEVTTRLGLNERLKHRPSELSGGQQQRVACARALVARPEIIFGDEPTGNLDSNSSAQMLSILRTAVDEMDQTVVIVTHDPKAASYADRVIFLADGRIVHELRSPSTDEVYSTMARLEELI